GCCATCGCAACCACCCCGAACGAAACCTACGCGTTGACCGGTTTGAAACTGAAAAAGCAAAGTCCGTTGGCGAAAACGATGGTCATCGAACTAGCCAACGGCGGCGATGGATATATTCCCCCACCCGAGCAACATCTGCTGGGTGGCTATAACACTTGGGCTGCCCGCTCGGCTGGACTGGAAGTCCTCGCTGAACCGCGCATCGTGGAATCCGATCTGGAGTTGCTTGAGAAAGTCAGCAATCAGCGTCGAAAGTTTTATCAACAGAGCCGCGGACCGGCTGCGGGAGCGATTCTGGCATTGAAGCCAGCCGCTTACTGGCGACTGGATGAATTCAATGGTCCCCGTGCCCGTGACGCCTCCGGCAATCAGCGCGATGCGATTTATGAACCCGCCATCGCCTATTTTCTGGAAGGTCCCGAATCAAAATCGTTCTGCAAAGCCGATGAAACCAACCGGGCCGTCCATTTTGCCGGTAATCGCTTGCAGGCACGCATTAATGATCTGAAAGACCAGTATTCCATCTCGCTTTGGATCTGGAACGGGATGCCTCTGGACGCACGCGAAATCAGCGGCTGGATGTTTTCTCAAGGCCCCAACCATGGACTCGCCGCCTACGGCGGTCATCTGGGACTGGGCGGAACCGAATTTCCCGGCAAGCTCGTCTTCATGAACGGCAGCGACCGTAAACTCCACGCCGGCCAGACTGCTGTCGAACGCTGGACCTGGAACCAGGTCACTCTCGTCCGCGACGGAGACACGGTCAAAGTCTATCTGAACGGCAAACCAGAAATCGAATTGAAGTCGGCTCCCGGAAAACCGGGACCGATGCTCGAACAACTCTTTTTCGGCGGACGGACCGACAATCAATCCAACTGGGAAGGACGCCTGGACGAAATTGCCGTGTTTAATCGGGCGTTGACACCTGCCGAAGTCAAAACATTGGCCCAATAATTAACCCTGATATTCGTTAGAAATCGTATCTTCCGAGCCCGATCATGAATTCGATCGGGCTTTTTTTGCTGGATATCCGAAAACCGTCACACAGGGTAAACATGCTACGTCTAAGAGTCGTATTGAAGCTAGGAATTTCATTTTCTCACCAGGGAGCACAAAACATCCGTATTCATCGCTCTCAGGCAACTATATAATGGCGTGAATACACGTCTTTCTGATCAACTTTGATAAACCAACATTTCGTTCTGCCTGTTTTTGATTCACAGTACAGCGCCGCATGACTGAACCAGACTTATCGACAACTGATAAAAAACTGCGTAGAATCTTGCTGTTCATAATCATAGCGAGCTTTGTCCTGACGCCGATTGCCGCACCCGACGTCTGGTGGCAGTTGAGCCGGGGTCGTGTCGTAATGTCTGATCTCGCCCCTTCCGGCCCCATTTTAACAGCCGGCTCTCCGCTCGCTGAAGCAGACTGGCTGGGCGGGCTGCCATTTTATTTCTCGCTGCAACTGGCAGGTTTTTCCGGTCTGATGCTGTTGAAGTTCGCTGCCGTGGGTCTGCTCTTATATTTGTTCATGAAACGTTTTGAAGAATCATTGAACTGGCTGGCATTGGTCATTGCTGTATTGGTTCTGATGACCGGCGTTCCTGCCTGGCAACCAACGCCGCGACTGCTCGACTGCTGGTTCCTGTTTCTTACCTGGATCCTCACCGCACGCTGGTGCCGGGAACCTGGTCCCCACAAACTGATACCCATCCTGGTCGTATTCGCACTCTGGGCCAACTCGGCACCGCTCTGCCTGCTGGGAGTCGCCGTCGTGGCATTGCTACCACATCTGCCTGGCATCCTCTCTGAAAAGAGTGTGCCTCTCAAACAAACCAATCTGTTGATTCTACTTTCCGTACTGGCACTCATGCTTACGCCCCGCGGGTGGTTTACCCCCTTCGATTCGTTCGTCCAACTATTCCCCGGCCTGTTTTATCATCAGGCTCTTCTATCACAGACAATCTGGCAGCCGACATTTCTTAACGGCGTCACGATCGAAGTCATCGGTCTGTCAATTCTGTCGATTGTCACGATTCTGTTTCTCATTTTAAAATCGACTTCCTGGGTAGAAACAGTCGCCTTTCTGGTCTTTGCGGTCCCTGCCTGGACCAATTATGACAGCCTCGGCCCCTGTGCGATTGGCATGGCACTGGTTCTCTCACAGTCGATGGTGGCTCATCAATTCCAAGCCGATTTTGTAAAATGGAAACAGGCTGTTTCACCAACCCTCGCACGATATGTGTTCATACTCGGAATCCTGATCTTAAGCTGGAAATCGGCAGCTGGAAGTCTACCGGGGCAACCACAGCGTCTGGGTTGGGGAATCGCTCCCGAACTGGATATTTCAATACTGAATAACACCATTGGTCCCATCGATTACAAGGGCACCGCTCACGGCATGGGAATCGCGCCCACAGGTATGCTGTGCTGGATCAAAGCCAATCACAAAATCCAGCCGGTCAGAACACTCAGACAAGCCCTTTTGCAGGGACGTTTATTTGAAGAACTTTCTTTGAACGAAGAGTTATCCAACGGCTGGATTTTCCAGAAACCCCGCTCCGACGGCAGCTGGGGGGGGTGGTGGGTTCGTTTGAAAAACAGAGATTGCCAATTGCTGCTGGTTCCCAATGGAGATGAAAAAACAATTCGCGCCCTGTTTGACAGTCGCTGGCAACCGATGTCGCTTGACGCCTCTGTCATTCCATATGGCTGGTCTGGCGAACTGCTGAGCAGCCCCAAAATTGTAGAACTGTTACCCGCCAAAGAGTTTGTGAATAGGGACCAGTGGATCTATTCGCTCCCCTCTCCCGCCGGAACCCCAGAATGCTCTGACTGGTGGGGAATCCTGACCGGCACTTCGAATCTGACGCCCGCGATCCTGCAGGCAAAAACATTCCGGGGAATGAAACTGTATACGGCGGCCCTCCGGGTGCTGCATCCGTTACTGCAACACAATCCGTCACCACAAGTGATTCGTGAGTTCCAACTCTGCCAGAAAGAACTGGCTTATCAGGAAAAACTGAATGTGGGACAGCACACTCCCAGTTCCCTCAGAGCATTTGCCCTGACCCAACTCGCAGGACAAGCCGATGAAGCCCTCGTGCTTGCGGGTCCTAAACTCAAGAGATCGGAAGAACCACTTCGTACATCAGACGCTTTTGAGCGTGCCATCCAGAACTATATCCAAGGGGACTGGGAAACCGCGCTTAAAACTTTATCAGGCAATGATAGTGAAACTTTATACGCAAAAGCCCAAATCCAGTTGGAATCCGGTAATCCCGGCGGCGCTAAAAAAACATTCGGTGAACTGATTCAAATTTATCCCAATGACCGACTGGTCGTTCCCAGTCAACAGATGTTGGACTCGCTTCCATGAGCCAGAAATACCCGTTTATACCAGCACTGCTGATTCTGTTCCTGGCCTTCGCGTCAGGCACAGCCTGGTATCTGTACGGCTCGAAAAGTACAATTTCGTTTGTTCCCAATGTCCAATCTGCCGAACAACCGGTCAAAATGAAGCAGTGTTGTGAGTGCCATGAAAAAGTCTGTCAACAGTATGCAGGAGCCCCTCACCTCAGAACGCTGAGAAAAGCCACTGACCCAGGTGTGTTGGAGAAATTTGCCGGCAAAGAAATTACCCTCAAAGAAAATGGGCTCACCTATCGTTTTTACGAAGAAGATGATGCACTTTGGGTCAAGTGTGAGAATTACCCAACACCGGTACGGATCGAATGGGTCTTCGGTTCCGGTCTGCACGCCATGACTCCCGTCTCTCTGTTCCCCAACGAAGCCGGAGAGTCTGAACTTCTGCAACACATTGTTTCCTGGTATCCCTCAGGAAAACTGGGAGTCACGCTCGGACTTCAGGAACTGGCACACAGTAAGACCGGTATTCAGACACTGGGCGAAGTCAGCTCGCATGCCAAAACGATGAACTGTTTTGGCTGTCACACATCTTACCTGGGTGATGTACCTGGCGAAATTGAACCCGCCCAGATGATCACAGGCGTCTCTTGCGCACGCTGTCACCTGAATGGTGAAGAACACATCAAAGCCGTCGAACAGGGTCAAAAAGACTTGAAGCTGGTCAAATGGAATCAACTGACGCCACTCGAATCCATTAATCGTTGCGGCGAATGTCATCGACGTTCCGATCAACTTGAACCGGATGAACTCCACCCCGACAATGATCTTTTGATTCGATTTGCTCCGGTCGGCATGTCACAAAGCCCCTGCTTCCTGAAACAGTCTGAAGTCATACTGGCAGATGGAAAACCGGCCCGCTTTGACTGTACCACCTGCCACAATCCGCATCAACAGGCCAGCAGAGACCCCGAAGTCTATCGAAAGGTCTGCCTGAATTGTCACAGCGATCAGAAAAACCACGCGCCCATCTGTTCTAAAGAATCAATGCAAAGCCAATGCCTGCAATGCCATATGCCCCCCGTCAACGTCCATGATAACCTCAACTTCACCGATCACTGGATACGAATCCGCGAGCGCGATCAAGAATGCTTTCCGGAATTTCAGTTGAACAAATAAAAAATGATATTGTCAGTCGCGTCTACATGCTCTACGATAAAGTCACGTCTTTTTCATAGAGGTATTCTGTGATCGGCAAACTGCTCACACTACTGTTATCACTACAGATCCTTGCCTGCCCCTTTAATTGCATGCAGAGTAGCGTAGAAGATACAGACACAGCAGGTCACAGTTGCTGCAGTCATTGCCAGCCCCTGTCAACGGATAACCCACTGGCCCCAGAGCCCGTTTCATCGGATTCTTGCCAGTGCTTTTGCTCAGGCGCAATTCTGGAAAACGTCAACCAGTTCGAACAGACAAACCTGATCGTACTCTGGTTTGCGATCCCACAACAGAACGCCTCATTTCAACCAAATAGCACCAATCATCCGACTGGTATCGTTCTCTTAGATGCCTCTCAGCCATCAGGCCGTGCGCTGCGCTGTCTGCAGATGTCATATCAGTGCTGATTCTCTTCTGAGTATTCGACTCTCGAATTTCACTCGATTTCCGATTCGATTCAGGCTGCGCGTGAAGCAACTTCATTGTTCCACGCTTCCCTGAAACCTCAGAATGACGTTCTATGATCTGGTTTTCTTTAATTCCCTGGGAATATGGCGTGCGCAACCTATTTCGGCGCCCGGTCCGTACCCTGCTGACGCTCACCGGTTTGACAACTGTGATTGTACTGGTGTTTGTCGTGATCGGTTTCATCCGCGGTCTGGAACATTCACTGACCGTCAGCGGCGATCCGAAAGTGGCGATCCTGTTCTCGCTGGGGATGGGAGAAAATCTGGAATATTCATCGATTCCCATGCGAACCAATGAGTTGGTTTCCGCCAGTGTATCCGGCATCAAAACCTTTCATGATCGGAAATACGTTTCACCGGAACTATATCTGGGAACACAGATTCAAGTCCCCGGTCAATCAGAAACGACAATGGGCCTGGTACGTGGCGTAACCCAGTCAGTACTGTTAGTACGGAGACAGGTGGAACTGGAATCCGGAAGTTGGCCAGGACCGGGAGAGATCATCGTAGGACAACTGGCGGCGACAAAACTCGGACTCTCTCGGCAGCAATTATCCGTCGGCAGAGAACTGAATCTGGAAGGCCGAACCTGGCGGATCAGCGGAACCTTTTCCGCCGCAGGTTCTGCATTTGAATCGGAAATCTGGTGCCGCCTGGATGAATTGCAGCAGGCGATGAAACGTCAGGATTTGAGTCTCGTTGCCATGACATTAAATTCCCCATCCGACTACCCGGACCTGAACCTGTTCTGCAAGGAACGGCTGGATCTGGAACTGCAATCCATTCGCGAGGTCGAATACTACCAGAGTTTGAAAAAAGATTATGGCCCGATTCGGATGCTGGCCTGGCTCGTTGTCTTTTTAGTTTCGGGCGCGGGCGTCTTTGCCGGTTTGAATACGCTCTATGGTGCTGTTGTAGGCCGAACCAGAGAACTCTCAACCCTGCAGACATTAGGCTTTTTACGACGTGCCATTGTCATCAGTTTAAT
This genomic interval from Gimesia alba contains the following:
- a CDS encoding ABC transporter permease, encoding MIWFSLIPWEYGVRNLFRRPVRTLLTLTGLTTVIVLVFVVIGFIRGLEHSLTVSGDPKVAILFSLGMGENLEYSSIPMRTNELVSASVSGIKTFHDRKYVSPELYLGTQIQVPGQSETTMGLVRGVTQSVLLVRRQVELESGSWPGPGEIIVGQLAATKLGLSRQQLSVGRELNLEGRTWRISGTFSAAGSAFESEIWCRLDELQQAMKRQDLSLVAMTLNSPSDYPDLNLFCKERLDLELQSIREVEYYQSLKKDYGPIRMLAWLVVFLVSGAGVFAGLNTLYGAVVGRTRELSTLQTLGFLRRAIVISLIQEGLLLATAASLIAALIAIFLINGVSVRFTMGAFTLQIDSISLLIGCGVGILLGLLGAIPPALRALRLPVIDGLKSV
- a CDS encoding multiheme c-type cytochrome, producing the protein MSQKYPFIPALLILFLAFASGTAWYLYGSKSTISFVPNVQSAEQPVKMKQCCECHEKVCQQYAGAPHLRTLRKATDPGVLEKFAGKEITLKENGLTYRFYEEDDALWVKCENYPTPVRIEWVFGSGLHAMTPVSLFPNEAGESELLQHIVSWYPSGKLGVTLGLQELAHSKTGIQTLGEVSSHAKTMNCFGCHTSYLGDVPGEIEPAQMITGVSCARCHLNGEEHIKAVEQGQKDLKLVKWNQLTPLESINRCGECHRRSDQLEPDELHPDNDLLIRFAPVGMSQSPCFLKQSEVILADGKPARFDCTTCHNPHQQASRDPEVYRKVCLNCHSDQKNHAPICSKESMQSQCLQCHMPPVNVHDNLNFTDHWIRIRERDQECFPEFQLNK
- a CDS encoding tetratricopeptide repeat protein; this encodes MSDLAPSGPILTAGSPLAEADWLGGLPFYFSLQLAGFSGLMLLKFAAVGLLLYLFMKRFEESLNWLALVIAVLVLMTGVPAWQPTPRLLDCWFLFLTWILTARWCREPGPHKLIPILVVFALWANSAPLCLLGVAVVALLPHLPGILSEKSVPLKQTNLLILLSVLALMLTPRGWFTPFDSFVQLFPGLFYHQALLSQTIWQPTFLNGVTIEVIGLSILSIVTILFLILKSTSWVETVAFLVFAVPAWTNYDSLGPCAIGMALVLSQSMVAHQFQADFVKWKQAVSPTLARYVFILGILILSWKSAAGSLPGQPQRLGWGIAPELDISILNNTIGPIDYKGTAHGMGIAPTGMLCWIKANHKIQPVRTLRQALLQGRLFEELSLNEELSNGWIFQKPRSDGSWGGWWVRLKNRDCQLLLVPNGDEKTIRALFDSRWQPMSLDASVIPYGWSGELLSSPKIVELLPAKEFVNRDQWIYSLPSPAGTPECSDWWGILTGTSNLTPAILQAKTFRGMKLYTAALRVLHPLLQHNPSPQVIREFQLCQKELAYQEKLNVGQHTPSSLRAFALTQLAGQADEALVLAGPKLKRSEEPLRTSDAFERAIQNYIQGDWETALKTLSGNDSETLYAKAQIQLESGNPGGAKKTFGELIQIYPNDRLVVPSQQMLDSLP